The Natronosporangium hydrolyticum nucleotide sequence CGTCGGGGAGAGTGTGGCCGACCCCGACCACGTCCAGATGGCCCATGCCAGCGATCATCGTCCAGCCGGGCCGGGGGTGCTACCGAATTCTATGGTCGGTACCCGTGGCGTTAGCGGCGCGGCGTCGGCGGCGGACCCGGCGCACCAACCACCAGGTCAGCAGCGGCAACCCGAGCAGTAGGCCGATCACGAGCACCGGAACCAGGATCGCGGCGACCGCCAGACTGACGCTGCCGGCGTCCTCGACGGTGCTCAACACCGGGGCCGCCAGGCCGGCGGTGGCGGTGTTGAGGATGGCCCGCAGCAACGCCTTGGCCACGTGCACGGCGAGCGCGATCGCCACCCCGACCGCGATCGGCTGCCAGTCGCCGCCGCTGAACAGCTGCGCCGGGTCGGTCACCGCGGCGGTCTCGGCGGAGCTGC carries:
- a CDS encoding DUF4126 domain-containing protein translates to MLELLTGLGLATSAGLNAWIPLLVVGLLSRYTGLLTLPEAWQWLDNGWLLSVLAGLFVIELVADKIPIVDSVNDVVQTVIRPGSGGVVFGAGSSAETAAVTDPAQLFSGGDWQPIAVGVAIALAVHVAKALLRAILNTATAGLAAPVLSTVEDAGSVSLAVAAILVPVLVIGLLLGLPLLTWWLVRRVRRRRRAANATGTDHRIR